A single window of Bacteroidota bacterium DNA harbors:
- a CDS encoding DUF3795 domain-containing protein has translation MSEMIAYCGLLCSSCPQYIATQNDDDIAREQIAKQIAEKFGLIYKPEEINCDGCLSSGGRLIGFCNTCDVRKCGIEKSVENCTACDDQPCDKLNKFHEFSPDAKVSFKALLQKNR, from the coding sequence ATGTCAGAAATGATTGCATATTGTGGTCTTTTATGCTCAAGCTGTCCGCAATACATAGCCACACAAAATGATGATGATATTGCAAGAGAACAGATTGCCAAACAAATAGCAGAAAAATTTGGCCTTATATACAAACCTGAAGAGATAAATTGTGATGGTTGCCTTTCTTCAGGCGGTAGGCTTATTGGTTTTTGTAATACTTGTGATGTTAGAAAATGTGGTATCGAAAAATCAGTTGAGAATTGTACAGCCTGCGATGATCAACCATGCGATAAGCTAAATAAGTTTCATGAATTTTCTCCAGATGCAAAAGTATCTTTTAAAGCTTTGCTACAGAAGAACAGATAA